From Amphiura filiformis chromosome 20, Afil_fr2py, whole genome shotgun sequence, a single genomic window includes:
- the LOC140142783 gene encoding retinol dehydrogenase 12-like, translating into MKIVVTAISVGIVAVLMYTWGQFTASCWCDSKARLDGKTVIVTGSNTGIGKETARDLARRGAKVILACRNITKAAAAAEDIERSTSNGKIVVQKLDLSSLASVREFAKKINQEEERLDVLINNAGVVQSPRKETEDGFEMTFGTNHLGHFLLTNLLLNLLKKSASSRVINVSSDGYKFAWLFDYTGIRFDDIHLKKDFNIWFAYGQSKTANILFTLELGKRLEGTGVTSYSLHPGTINTEINRHAHTFYPLPTISVPVANFLFRLLGKTIVEGAQTTIYCAVEESIVTSSGSFFRDCALQEVWPHAQDQDVAKRLWEFSAESVGLET; encoded by the exons ATGAAGATTGTGGTTACTGCCATCAGCGTTGGAATAG TCGCTGTTTTAATGTATACATGGGGACAATTTACAGCAAGTTGTTGGTGTGACAGCAAAGCCAGATTAGACGGGAAAACGGTGATTGTGACCGGCTCGAACACAGGAATAGGCAAAGAGACAGCGAGAGACTTAGCCAGAAGAG GAGCAAAGGTCATCTTAGCTTGCCGAAATATAACCAAAGCAGCAGCGGCAGCAGAAGACATCGAAAGATCCACATCCAATGGCAAGATTGTCGTTCAGAAACTGGACTTATCTTCGCTGGCGTCCGTGAGGGAATTTGCTAAGAAAATAAATCAGGAAGAGGAGAGACTGGATGTGCTTATCAATAATGCTG GTGTTGTTCAGAGTCCAAGAAAAGAAACAGAGGATGGTTTTGAAATGACATTTGGAACCAACCACTTAGGTCACTTCCTATTAACCAATCTCCTCCTAAATCTTCTGAAGAAATCGGCTTCTAGTCGTGTAATCAATGTGTCATCTGATGGCTACAAATTTGCTTGGTTATTCGATTATACGGGGATTCGGTTTGATGATATCCATCTCAAAAAAGACTTCAATATATGGTTTGCGTACGGTCAGAGTAAAACGGCCAATATCCTGTTTACGCTTGAATTAGGCAAGCGTCTAGAAG GAACTGGTGTTACCTCTTATTCGCTTCATCCGGGTACCATCAATACAGAAATTAATCGTCACGCCCACACATTCTATCCACTGCCAACGATCTCTGTACCAGTCGCCAATTTTCTTTTTAGGTTGCTGGGAAAAACGATAGTAGAAGGAGCTCAAACGACTATATATTGTGCTGTGGAAGAATCTATTGTTACATCATCCGGAAGCTTTTTCAG AGACTGCGCGCTTCAAGAAGTGTGGCCTCATGCCCAGGATCAGGATGTTGCAAAAAGACTTTGGGAGTTTAGTGCCGAATCAGTTGGGCTTGAAACGTAA